In a single window of the Brevinematales bacterium genome:
- the murD gene encoding UDP-N-acetylmuramoyl-L-alanine--D-glutamate ligase — MRGKNIMVAGFTKRTSYSASKILLELGNTVLVSDTSRDPEKESLLAGLTPLGTTIDLLGRQDPAILDEFTVDLILPSPGVPLSIPLIAEARRRGIEVIGDIELFYRYFPSNTYIAITGTDGKTTTTTLVYEIIKREKPALVGGNIGTAIFDLYHDIKDDTIVTLELSSFQLEEIKDFRPKVSAVLNIAADHLDRYESIEQYMLAKKGIFRNQTPGDIAVLNLDSPYYDALAKGIAPRILTFSRANPKADCYFDGSAVFYNSEKFVERAGIALQGIHNVENAMAAILMAKSAGISDSAIRAALAEFEGLPHRLEFVRELDGVKYYNDSKSTTVNALEKALLSFDVPMIAIAGGRDKGLDFTLVKDLAHRKLKKLVVIGEASEKIAGEMGFPDAYRAKDMEDAVRFAHDNAVSGEVVVLSPGCASFDMFKNYNERGEVFKSIVRAL; from the coding sequence ATGCGCGGTAAAAATATCATGGTCGCGGGGTTCACCAAACGCACATCGTACTCGGCGTCGAAAATCCTCTTGGAGCTCGGGAATACCGTGCTCGTATCCGATACGTCGCGCGACCCGGAGAAGGAGTCCCTCCTCGCCGGGCTAACCCCGCTCGGGACGACTATCGACCTTCTCGGACGGCAGGACCCCGCGATACTCGACGAATTTACCGTAGACCTCATCCTCCCCAGTCCGGGAGTGCCCCTCTCCATCCCGCTGATCGCGGAAGCCCGCAGGCGGGGGATAGAAGTTATCGGGGATATCGAACTCTTTTATAGATATTTCCCGTCGAATACTTATATCGCGATTACCGGCACCGACGGTAAGACGACTACGACCACGCTCGTGTATGAGATCATCAAGCGCGAGAAGCCCGCGCTGGTCGGCGGGAATATCGGCACCGCGATATTCGATTTGTACCATGATATCAAGGACGATACGATTGTAACGCTCGAATTATCCAGCTTCCAGCTTGAGGAAATCAAGGACTTCCGCCCGAAGGTCTCGGCGGTGCTCAATATCGCGGCGGATCACCTCGACCGGTATGAATCGATCGAGCAGTATATGCTCGCGAAGAAAGGGATATTCCGAAACCAGACTCCCGGAGATATCGCGGTGCTGAACCTCGATTCGCCGTATTATGACGCGCTCGCGAAGGGGATCGCCCCGCGTATCCTGACATTCAGCCGCGCGAACCCCAAGGCCGACTGTTATTTCGACGGATCGGCTGTTTTCTATAATAGTGAAAAATTTGTCGAACGCGCGGGGATCGCGTTACAGGGAATCCATAATGTCGAGAACGCGATGGCGGCGATACTGATGGCGAAGTCGGCCGGAATATCCGATAGCGCCATACGCGCGGCGCTCGCGGAGTTCGAGGGACTCCCGCACCGCTTAGAATTTGTCCGCGAGCTCGACGGGGTTAAGTATTACAACGACTCGAAGTCGACGACCGTGAACGCGCTCGAGAAGGCGCTCCTGAGTTTCGATGTCCCCATGATCGCGATCGCGGGGGGGCGTGACAAGGGGCTGGATTTCACGCTGGTGAAGGACTTGGCGCACCGGAAGCTCAAGAAGCTCGTGGTGATAGGCGAGGCCTCGGAAAAAATCGCGGGCGAGATGGGTTTCCCCGACGCGTATCGCGCGAAGGATATGGAAGACGCGGTCAGGTTCGCCCATGATAACGCGGTTTCCGGCGAGGTGGTGGTTTTATCTCCCGGATGCGCGAGTTTCGATATGTTCAAGAACTATAACGAACGGGGCGAGGTGTTCAAGAGTATCGTACGCGCTCTATAA
- a CDS encoding type II toxin-antitoxin system HicB family antitoxin — translation MNEIKYEILIYWSEDDNSFVAEVPELPGCMSDGSTYEEALKNVEIIITEWIETAKENGRAIPKPKGKLSYA, via the coding sequence ATGAATGAAATAAAATACGAGATTCTTATTTACTGGAGCGAAGATGATAATTCGTTTGTCGCCGAAGTACCCGAACTGCCGGGTTGTATGTCCGACGGATCCACATATGAGGAAGCCTTGAAAAATGTTGAAATAATTATCACCGAATGGATAGAGACCGCAAAAGAAAACGGGCGCGCTATTCCCAAGCCGAAGGGAAAACTTTCATACGCTTAA